From one Lotus japonicus ecotype B-129 chromosome 3, LjGifu_v1.2 genomic stretch:
- the LOC130742769 gene encoding uncharacterized protein LOC130742769: protein MWSAARANTVPEFNVAMDELKALNEEAWQELRQIPPAQWSRSGYSNDTCCDLQVNNMCEAFNRAILEHRDKPIITLLEGLKFYMTNRIVKQRSLMQRWTTGLCPSVQKKVEISKDYSDRWTAVWDGDIPMNEFSVFKGNDKFVVDLGLGTCACRRWQLSGIPCSHAVACMWFCNRAPEDYVNIALRRSTFMDTYSFLIRGNNGPKLWNDVPGLPITPPYMRRAVGRPRTARRKNNDEPKNPNSLRRYNKTVQCRRCGEYGHNKRTCKGKAAADREIPTGGNRNNKKRLHPEMRKHRGGGGISINEPGSSSQQPGYQAPDSQPLTQGMPRPSQSQPSQPGVAIVDEATAGAATRRGRAKGKGAATGDGAATGNEAATGRGKAKVKEPAAKGKAKEPAANAKDATGNGTKKRSYGQFKGTKK from the exons ATGTGGTCTGCAGCCAGAGCAAACACTGTTCCAGAGTTTAATGTTGCAATGGATGAGTTGAAAGCCCTTAATGAAGAGGCTTGGCAAGAGTTGAGGCAGATTCCTCCTGCTCAATGGTCCAGATCTGGTTATAGCAATGACACATGTTGTGATCTTCAGGTAAACAACATGTGTGAAGCGTTTAACAGAGCCATACTTGAGCACAGGGACAAACCCATCATTACTTTACTGGAGGGTCTCAAGTTCTATATGACAAATAGGATTGTTAAACAAAGAAGTCTCATGCAAAGGTGGACAACTGGATTGTGCCCTTCTGTTCAGAAAAAAGTGGAAATCTCAAAGGATTATTCTGATAGATGGACTGCTGTTTGGGATGGGGATATTCCAATGAATGAGTTCTCAGTATTTAAGGGTAATGACAAGTTTGTTGTTGATCTGGGGCTTGGAACATGTGCCTGTAGGAGATGGCAGCTATCTGGTATTCCATGTTCCCATGCAGTAGCATGCATGTGGTTTTGTAACCGTGCACCTGAGGATTATGTGAACATAGCTCTTAG GAGATCCACATTTATGGATACTTACTCTTTTCTCATCCGAGGTAATAATGGACCCAAGTTATGGAATGATGTCCCAGGTCTTCCAATTACCCCACCTTACATGAGAAGAGCTGTAGGAAGGCCTAGAACAGCTAGGAGGAAGAACAATGATGAGCCAAAGAACCCAAATTCCCTTAGGAGGTACAACAAAACTGTACAATGCAGGCGGTGTGGAGAATATGGACATAATAAAAGGACCTGCAAGGGAAAGGCTGCAGCTGACAGAGAAATTCCTACTGGAGGAAACAGG AACAATAAAAAAAGACTTCATCCTGAGATGAGGAAACATAGAGGGGGTGGAGGCATCAGTATTAATGAACCTGGTTCAAGTTCTCAACAACCAGGTTATCAAGCACCAGATTCTCAACCTCTAACTCAAGGCATGCCTCGGCCAAGTCAGAGTCAGCCATCACAACCAGGAGTTGCCATAGTAGATGAAGCTACAGCAGGAGCTGCTACAAGAAGAGGTAGAGCAAAGGGAAAAGGAGCTGCAACAGGGGATGGAGCTGCAACTGGGAATGAAGCTGCAACAGGGAGAGGAAAAGCAAAAGTAAAAGAACCTGCAGCAAAGGGGAAAGCAAAAGAACCTGCAGCAAATGCAAAAGATGCAACAGGGAATGGAACCAAAAAGAGGAGTTATGGACAGTTTAAGGGAACTAAGAAGTGA